In the Leisingera caerulea DSM 24564 genome, GTAGAGGGTAAGCGGCACGATCGTCATGCCCTGGCGCTGGGTGGCGGCCCAGAACCGCGCGATCTCGCGCTTGGACACCAGGAGCTTCCGGCGGCGGCGCTCCTCAAAAGCACCGAAGGTGCCCGACTGGCCGTAGGGGGCGATATAGCCATTCACCAGCCACAGTTCGCCCTCCTCCACAGCCGCATAGCTGTCGGAGATATTGGCGCCGCCCTGGCGCAGGCTTTTCACCTCGGGGCCGGTCAGCACGATACCGGCCTCCAGGTCGCTGTCGATATGGTAGTCGAAACGCGCCCGGCGGTTTTCAGCGATGATATTCTTGCTCTGCCTTGTCATCTCGACTCTCCTTTTTCGCAATCCAGTCTGCCAATGCTACCTTTTCAGGCATCAACCTTGTCTTCGGGCGCACCCTCGCCATCAGGCAGTTCGATGGATTCGCAGAAATGCTTCATACCCCGATACATCCCGATGATGAGTGGGATCTCGATCAATGCAGAGAGCACGCCAATGCCGAAACACGCCAAAAGCGAGGTGAGATCGTCTTTCCATGCAACACCAAGAGCAAAGACCTCGTTCCACACATAACCTTGAGCCACAAGGAAGGCGAAAGCGAACACGGGGCTATAGAGCCCAAATAGCACGGCGAAAACCAAGACACGGCGCAGGAATACAAAACCATCATCAGGAGCAGCTTTGTATCCAAACATTGCCGCCCGATAGATCAAGGTATTCTCTTCAATCTTCACGACTTTCCTACCTTACACTTTGATTTTCCCAAATATTCTTCACGGGCGGCCTGCACCATCTGATCGACGTGCTCATTGGCAAAATCGCCCGCGTGTCCACGCTGCCAGTCATTGCGGAAGCTGAAGCCCATTTCCTCCAGCTGCGCCTTCAGATGATCCAGCTCCATCATCAATTCCTGGTTTTTCACCGGCTTGCCGTCCGCCTTGCGCCAGCCGCGGCGCTTCCAGCCCGGAATCCAGTCAAAGAAGGCGTTCAGCGTATACTGGCTGTCCAGGCGCAGCCGGATCTCACAGGGCGACATCCGGCCCGCTTCCGCAAGGCTGCAGATCATGCAGAGCGCCCGGTCAAGTGCGGTCACCTCCATGATGTTGTTGGTCGAGTGCTCCGCGGTGCCCGCCATCTCTACCGCTCTACCGCTTGCGTCGAGCAGCTCGCTCCCCTTAACGGCCTCACCATCGTAGATCGCAAAGGCCCAGCCGCCGAGGCCCGGGTTCGGAGAGCATCCGCCATCGGATGCGATCGTGATGAAAGTTGCCTGAGCCATGAATGTTTTCCTTTTTTCGCAATGTGCGTTCTATCAGCTCGGCCGCACCCGGGCAACTCTATATTTTTTCGCATATCGCAATCGCGTGTGCTTAGAGCTGCGCAACATCAAAGCCATATCGGCTCAAGTTGAAATTTGTGGTATGCTTCTCGCTCAAGACGAGTGTTGGGGGTTTAGTATGAACACGCAGACGGATAACGACAGCATCCCGAGACCGGCAAGCGGGGGCGGTGAAGCCGGGTCAGGCGGCGCCGGTAGTGGTTCAGGCGGGGATCATGGAGGCGCCGGTGGTGGTTCAGGCGGTGGAGGCGCCGGTGGTGGTTCAGGCGGTGGAGGCGGGGATCATGGGGGCAACGGTGGCGGCAATGGCGGCCAGGCGCCGGATCCAGGACCTGCAATTTCCCAGGCCCAGTGGGTCAGCAATTTGCTGACAGCAGGTCTGCTGGCAGCTGCGGTCTGGGGCTTGTGGGACACTTCAACCCAGATCGAGGAAACCGGTGATCAGATTGCCGGGTCCACGCTTTACCAGGTGGCCCGCGATGGGCGGGAACTGATGAGACAGGTCAGAAAGGGCGACGCCGAGGATGCGGATGTTCTGAGCTACTTCCATGCGACCTACCTTCTGCATGAACGGGACGTTCTGGACGAAGATGGCTGGATCCCGCTGAGGCGATCCTACTGTTATTACATCAAGGGGTCAGAAACTGCGCGCGCATATCTCGCAAAGTACAAGGACAGGTATGACCCCGACTTCATCAGCTTTTCATCAGAATATGAAGGAGGTGCGACATGCGCCTGATCGCAGCCTGCCTCGCAATAGCACTGACCATGAGCCCCGCAGCCCAAGCAGGGCCGTACTTTAATCCACCTGCTGATAGCTCCGAAGAAACCCGCAATGCGCTGAATTCGATAGAAAGGATCCTGAACCAAGCGCGCAAGTTTGTGATCGATTTGCTGGATCAATGGGAAAGCGATCCAGGACAGGCCGATGACAACGCAAAACAGGCCGCAGAACTCCTCAGATCGGCGCAAGAAAACCTTGCGGAGTTCACCTTGCCGGAAGGAGAAGACTTCAACCTGGATTACGAGCCGGATTCAGAGCTGGCCCGCAGTGTCTTGCTGCAGTTCGAAGCCCTTGTATCGCAATTCCCCGGCGTCGAACGACCAAGGTCATATTCTGAACTCCTGAACGCGTCCGCGGCTGTCATCGGGGCCTATGCCAGCGCCTTGGAAGAGCTCTCGCCGGATGACATCCGGGATCCGGGCGCAATCTGGCGTAATGCACGGGAAGTTCTTCGGGCAGATAACCTGGTTACGCTATTCGGCTCCGGCGCCAGCCTCCTGGCAAACCCGGAATACACGCAATAAATCACTGCCGCGGGCCGTCCGCCACTGGGCGGCCTGCACGGCATTCCAGGTTCACGCAGCAATCAAAATGCGAATTTTCAATTCCCTTGTTGCAAACCGAATTGCGACCCCGTAGGCTGCGCGCCATGATGAAGATGAACGCACACACAACAGCGACCACCACCACGCCATTCAGGCGGGTTCTCTGGTCGTGAGCTGAACGCATCTCCCTCACCCAAACCCCGCCGGGCAGCCGCGCGGGGTTTTGTTTTGCCATGCGGCCGTCCGGCTTCCCAATTCCCGGAACAAGGACACCGAAAATGGAACTCGAAGATCACCGCATGCTCGCCAAGCGCTTGGACCTCTATCACATTGAGGAGAACGCGCCGGGCATGGTCTACTGGCATCCGGCCGGCTGGCGGATCTACCGCGCCCTTGAAGATTTCATCCGCGCAAAGATGCAGGCCGCGGGCTATGAGGAGGTGCGCAGCCCCGCCCTTCTACCCCGCGAGCTCTGGGAGCAATCCGGACATTGGGAGAAGTTCGGCGAGAACATGTTCTCTCTGCCGCGCCCGGAGGGCCGGGACCTCGCATTGAAGCCGATGAGCTGCCCGGGCCACCTGCAGATCTTCAATTCCAAGCGCCGCTCCTGGCGGGATCTCCCCGCACGCTATGCGGAATTCGGGATTTGCCACCGCGATGAGCCCTCCGGCTCGATGCACGGGCTTATGCGCTCGCGCGGCTTCGAGCAGGACGACGCCCATGTGATCTGCCGGCCCGAACAGGTGGAGGCGGAAGTGGCCCGTTTCGTGCGCCTCCTGAAGGAGGTCTATGAGGTGCTCGGCTTCCCGGAATTCGACGTCGCACTCAGTCTCAGGCCGGAACAGCGGGCTGGCAGCGAGGCGGACTGGGATGCATCCGAAGCCCAGCTGCTCTCAGCCGCACGCGCCGCGGGGCTGGAGCCCGGCATCCTGCCGGGAGAAGGCGCCTTTTATGGGCCCAAGCTGGAATTCGCACTGCGCGACCTGCAGGGCCGATCCTGGCAATGCGGCACCATCCAGCTCGACATGGTCCTGCCAGGCCGCCTGGAGGCGCGCTACGTCGGCGAGGACAGCGCTCTGCATGTTCCGGTTATGCTGCACCACGCGGTCCTGGGCAGCATGGGCCGCTTCATCGGCATCATGCTGGAACACCACCGCGGCCGCCTGCCCTTCTGGCTGGCACCGGAACAGGTTGCGATCCTTCCGATCTCGGACGCACAGGCTGAAGCGGCCGAGGCGGCCCATGCCGCAATGCGCGGCGCCGGGCTGCGGCCGGTCATGCTGAACGGGGGCGAAAGCCTGCAGCGGCGCCTGGTCGAGGCGCATGAGCGGCTGATCCCGGTGCATGCCGTCATCGGAAAGCGGGAGGCTGAAGCGGGACAGGTCATGCTGCAGGATTCCAGCGGCAAGCGGGCAATGCCGCTTGCAGACGCGCTGTCCAAGCTGCGGGAGGGCCTTTATTATCTGGCATGATTTCCTATAGATACATAGGAAAGGCGACACTATCACATACGTGTTCCGGCGCCGGAGGCTCACAATTGAGCTTGCGCATGCTGCTCATCATGTGAGGGTCGGACCCCAGATCGAGTTTGTGGTCCGCCAGCACAAACCACAGGTCTTCGCTTTTCCGGCCGACTGCCCGGTCAAGCGCTTCAAGTCCCTGCTGATGGCGGGTCGTTGATGCCAGGTTTGGCACGTGAAGGTGATAACGGCCCGCTTCCAGAGGAACGGCCTCGGCCGCTCGCGACATGATCTCCAGATCGGCGGCAGCTTTTGCCTCATCCCCTTTGGCATGTTGCAGAAGGAGATCAAAGAGCGCAGCCTTCGGTACGCCGAAAATGTAGCTTCGCTCCATTCCCATACCGGCATATCCAAGCAGATCCGGATGCTCGGACTGCAGGCGTTCGATGGTATCCCAGTCGTAATCATCCTCGATGTCCGCCTTTTGAAGAAAGGCGGACATCGATGCCTCCTCTTCAGGGCTTATTCCGCGGCCGCGCAGAGCCTCCAGGATGCTGCCGGCCTCAGATGTCTGATCATGATCGACCGCAGCGCTGAGCACCCCGTCCCTCAGCAGCATGGTCACGCGGGTGTCCCCCGCGGGGACGTGGAAGATTCCAGCGCCATGCAGGTAGTAGCTGTTGCGCGCCATCAGCTGATGCAAGTCATTGATGTAGAGCGGATCGTGCTCTTCAAGGTCCGAGAAGAACTTGCCTGCCGCGCCGCCCGGGTGTTCGATCTGGTTGAAGAACAGGAAGTCACCGCCAGGGTGATCGATCTCGTAGTGGAAGACGGCCGCATTGGTGCCAGTCTTCGCCGATGCCGTTTCGGGAAAGGAGAAATGGTCCGGCTTCAGTCCGATCCGGATGAAGGCAACCTCGCCCGTATCGCCT is a window encoding:
- a CDS encoding ribonuclease H family protein yields the protein MAQATFITIASDGGCSPNPGLGGWAFAIYDGEAVKGSELLDASGRAVEMAGTAEHSTNNIMEVTALDRALCMICSLAEAGRMSPCEIRLRLDSQYTLNAFFDWIPGWKRRGWRKADGKPVKNQELMMELDHLKAQLEEMGFSFRNDWQRGHAGDFANEHVDQMVQAAREEYLGKSKCKVGKS
- the smpB gene encoding SsrA-binding protein SmpB; this translates as MTRQSKNIIAENRRARFDYHIDSDLEAGIVLTGPEVKSLRQGGANISDSYAAVEEGELWLVNGYIAPYGQSGTFGAFEERRRRKLLVSKREIARFWAATQRQGMTIVPLTLYFNEKGVAKLKIGLAKGKNKADKRETSAKRDWGREKARLLKQAG
- the thrS gene encoding threonine--tRNA ligase, translating into MELEDHRMLAKRLDLYHIEENAPGMVYWHPAGWRIYRALEDFIRAKMQAAGYEEVRSPALLPRELWEQSGHWEKFGENMFSLPRPEGRDLALKPMSCPGHLQIFNSKRRSWRDLPARYAEFGICHRDEPSGSMHGLMRSRGFEQDDAHVICRPEQVEAEVARFVRLLKEVYEVLGFPEFDVALSLRPEQRAGSEADWDASEAQLLSAARAAGLEPGILPGEGAFYGPKLEFALRDLQGRSWQCGTIQLDMVLPGRLEARYVGEDSALHVPVMLHHAVLGSMGRFIGIMLEHHRGRLPFWLAPEQVAILPISDAQAEAAEAAHAAMRGAGLRPVMLNGGESLQRRLVEAHERLIPVHAVIGKREAEAGQVMLQDSSGKRAMPLADALSKLREGLYYLA